In the genome of Massilia sp. PAMC28688, one region contains:
- a CDS encoding phasin family protein yields MYPFSPSVTPAVRTHLDAQVSFFNDFSKSLSRSFQHLCELNMQLGQTMLEESTIASHQLLTMQSPTDAIAVTAARAQPATDKLRAYQQHMSRAVADTQVELARVTEQHVQETGRTARELADQVARTASEEKDRSLREQQESMKNFRDPFEHQRGNGAHAHGNMQSSSASVQVDGQFDGQHASFQGNVQGQPAHASTGKGAGKSN; encoded by the coding sequence ATGTATCCATTTTCGCCATCTGTTACGCCTGCCGTTCGCACCCACCTGGACGCCCAGGTCTCGTTCTTCAACGACTTTTCCAAGTCCTTGTCACGCTCGTTCCAGCACCTGTGCGAGCTCAATATGCAGCTGGGCCAGACCATGCTTGAAGAGAGCACGATTGCCAGCCACCAGCTGCTGACCATGCAAAGCCCGACCGACGCCATCGCCGTCACCGCCGCCCGCGCCCAGCCGGCAACCGACAAGCTGCGCGCTTACCAGCAGCACATGTCGCGCGCCGTGGCCGACACCCAGGTTGAACTGGCGCGCGTGACGGAGCAGCATGTGCAGGAAACGGGCCGCACCGCGCGTGAGCTGGCCGACCAGGTCGCCCGCACGGCGTCGGAAGAAAAGGACAGGTCGCTGCGCGAGCAGCAGGAATCGATGAAGAACTTCCGCGATCCGTTCGAACACCAGCGCGGCAACGGCGCCCATGCCCACGGCAATATGCAGAGCAGCAGCGCCAGTGTCCAGGTCGATGGGCAGTTCGACGGCCAGCACGCTTCATTCCAGGGCAACGTGCAGGGCCAGCCTGCGCATGCATCCACCGGCAAGGGCGCCGGCAAATCGAACTGA
- a CDS encoding EAL domain-containing protein, whose protein sequence is MGALPGAIKRFASRLRVAAGSPVIAFSLLCSAAILGNLAFQLLQSRSDALKSAARSATAMVRVLEKQTSATLDAADLALRSAERAALAAQGSNADVDGTLRDHLASLPFVRALFVLDADGNMIHDSERLPGAYNLAERAYFQAHRAADAGLYIDQPFVSKHGVSTIALSRRINRPDGSFGGVAVAALEPQALRKFYEAIKLGRDGVVTLARKDGVLMLRVPEAGTDTRPAPLTRLIAESAARSEGSYLARSTIDGIERQFHFRHVERQPLVLVLGVSTDETLASWRRASIAYVAVSLGFLLLVLWLSRLTFKELKARHALNQALEESGRELRAAQRLAKIGSWRLEYDTGREYWSEEMYRVMGLEPAATPPSMAQFNAMLHPDDVPEIYHGDPTVQEWSQELRSNPALGPIRYFHSRASLVKGADGRPTALLGTLQDITEQRLAQDKLRLSARVFEHTGDGIVVTDAANMIVAVNAAFERIMGYTEAEVLGQSALMLHADVDNSALAGTLWHSLQNQGQWRGEIRSRRKNGQLFPQWLNMSAISSERGEVEGYVGVFSDLSAIRSATEQLQFMNNHDPLTRLPNRSLLNDRLQQAIDGAGPEQRQLAVLLMNVDRLKRINEGIGHDAGDLLLREIGERLRTRIEPGDTLARLGSDEFVLLMTHLDDLDDVNACAQQLLELVAQPVHALGHELTVTASIGIALYPGDGTTPVDLIKNADTALAHVKESGRNSFRYYTGQMNIRALHWMSLEHRLRGAQARGELALHYQPQMDLASGHLCGMEALIRWNNETLGNVSPAEFIPLAEDTGLIVQIGEWVIRTACAQSRAWRDAGLAPVPIAVNVSGHQIMLGNVPALIADALAVNGLEPSALGIELTESVLMSEADTAMRQIDQLRAMGITVALDDFGTGYSSLSYLSRFALDKIKIDQCLVRHITDDVKSLAIARATIGLAHGLGLTVVAEGVETQEQLALLRDEHCDDIQGYLYSRPVAGEAAATFLARAATPRT, encoded by the coding sequence GTGGGCGCTTTGCCGGGGGCGATCAAGAGGTTTGCGTCACGGCTGCGCGTTGCGGCAGGTTCCCCCGTCATTGCGTTTTCGCTGCTGTGTTCGGCGGCCATTCTCGGCAACCTGGCGTTCCAGCTGCTGCAGTCCCGTTCCGACGCGCTCAAGAGCGCCGCTCGCAGCGCCACCGCGATGGTGCGCGTGCTCGAAAAGCAGACCAGTGCCACGCTCGACGCGGCGGACCTGGCGCTGCGCTCGGCCGAGCGCGCGGCCCTGGCCGCGCAAGGCAGCAATGCCGATGTCGATGGCACCTTGCGTGATCACCTGGCCAGCCTGCCGTTCGTGCGCGCGCTGTTCGTGCTCGACGCCGACGGCAACATGATCCATGACAGCGAGCGCCTGCCCGGCGCATACAATCTCGCCGAGCGCGCCTATTTCCAGGCCCATCGCGCCGCCGACGCGGGGCTGTACATTGACCAGCCCTTCGTGAGCAAGCATGGGGTGTCCACCATCGCCCTGAGCCGGCGCATCAATCGCCCCGACGGCAGCTTTGGCGGCGTGGCGGTGGCGGCGCTCGAGCCCCAGGCGCTGCGCAAATTTTATGAGGCGATCAAGCTTGGACGCGACGGCGTGGTCACCCTGGCGCGCAAGGACGGTGTGCTGATGCTGCGCGTGCCCGAAGCCGGTACCGACACCAGGCCGGCGCCGCTGACGCGCCTGATCGCGGAGAGCGCGGCGCGCAGCGAAGGCAGTTATCTGGCGCGCAGCACGATTGACGGCATCGAGCGCCAGTTCCATTTCCGCCACGTGGAGCGCCAGCCGCTGGTGCTGGTGCTTGGCGTGAGCACCGACGAGACGCTCGCTTCCTGGCGCCGCGCCTCGATTGCGTACGTCGCGGTATCGCTGGGTTTCCTGCTGCTTGTGTTGTGGCTAAGCCGGCTGACCTTCAAGGAACTCAAGGCGCGCCACGCCCTCAACCAGGCCCTGGAGGAAAGTGGCCGTGAGCTGCGCGCTGCCCAGCGCCTGGCCAAGATTGGCAGCTGGCGCCTGGAATACGATACGGGTAGAGAGTACTGGTCCGAAGAAATGTATCGCGTCATGGGGCTCGAGCCAGCCGCTACGCCACCATCGATGGCGCAGTTCAACGCCATGCTGCATCCCGATGATGTTCCGGAGATTTATCACGGCGACCCCACGGTGCAAGAATGGTCGCAGGAGCTGCGCTCGAACCCGGCACTGGGGCCGATCCGCTATTTCCATTCCCGTGCCTCGCTGGTCAAAGGCGCGGACGGGCGGCCCACTGCACTGCTGGGCACCCTGCAGGACATCACCGAGCAGCGTCTGGCGCAGGACAAGCTGCGCCTGTCGGCGCGCGTGTTCGAGCACACTGGCGACGGCATCGTGGTCACCGATGCGGCCAACATGATCGTGGCGGTGAACGCCGCGTTTGAACGCATCATGGGCTACACCGAGGCCGAGGTGCTGGGCCAGTCGGCGCTGATGCTGCACGCGGACGTGGACAACAGCGCCCTGGCCGGCACGCTCTGGCACAGCCTGCAGAACCAGGGCCAGTGGCGCGGCGAGATCCGCAGCCGCCGCAAGAACGGCCAGCTGTTCCCCCAATGGCTCAATATGAGCGCGATCAGCAGCGAACGGGGCGAGGTGGAAGGTTATGTGGGCGTGTTTAGCGACCTGTCCGCCATTCGCAGCGCCACCGAGCAGCTGCAGTTCATGAATAACCACGACCCGCTCACGCGCCTGCCCAACCGTTCGCTGCTCAATGACCGCCTGCAGCAGGCCATTGACGGCGCCGGGCCCGAGCAGCGCCAGCTGGCCGTGCTGCTGATGAACGTGGACCGCTTAAAGCGCATCAATGAAGGCATTGGCCACGATGCGGGCGACCTGCTGCTGCGCGAAATCGGCGAACGCCTGCGCACCCGCATCGAGCCCGGGGACACGCTGGCGCGCCTTGGCAGCGATGAATTCGTGCTGCTGATGACCCACCTCGATGACCTGGACGATGTCAACGCCTGTGCCCAGCAGCTGCTGGAACTGGTGGCCCAGCCGGTGCACGCGCTGGGGCATGAACTGACCGTCACCGCCAGCATCGGCATCGCCCTCTATCCGGGCGATGGCACCACGCCGGTGGACCTGATCAAGAACGCCGATACCGCGCTGGCCCATGTGAAGGAAAGTGGGCGCAACAGCTTTCGCTACTACACCGGCCAGATGAACATCCGCGCCCTGCACTGGATGTCGCTGGAGCACCGCCTGCGTGGGGCCCAGGCCAGGGGCGAGCTGGCGCTGCATTACCAGCCGCAGATGGACCTGGCGAGCGGGCACCTGTGCGGCATGGAAGCGCTGATCCGCTGGAACAATGAAACCTTGGGCAATGTATCGCCGGCCGAATTCATCCCCCTGGCCGAGGATACCGGCCTGATTGTGCAGATTGGCGAATGGGTGATCCGCACCGCCTGCGCCCAGTCCCGCGCCTGGCGCGATGCCGGCCTGGCGCCGGTACCGATTGCGGTGAACGTGTCCGGCCACCAGATCATGCTGGGCAACGTGCCGGCCCTGATTGCCGATGCGCTGGCCGTCAATGGCCTGGAACCGTCGGCATTGGGCATCGAGCTGACCGAAAGTGTGCTCATGAGCGAAGCCGATACCGCCATGCGCCAGATCGACCAGCTGCGCGCCATGGGCATCACGGTGGCGCTGGACGACTTTGGCACCGGCTATTCTTCCCTCAGTTACCTGAGCCGCTTTGCGCTCGACAAGATCAAGATCGACCAGTGCCTGGTGCGCCACATCACCGACGACGTCAAGAGCCTTGCCATTGCCCGCGCCACCATCGGCCTGGCCCACGGCCTGGGCTTGACAGTGGTGGCCGAGGGCGTGGAAACCCAGGAACAGCTCGCGCTGCTGCGCGACGAACACTGCGACGACATCCAGGGCTATCTGTACAGCCGGCCGGTGGCGGGGGAGGCGGCTGCCACCTTCCTGGCGCGGGCGGCCACACCCCGGACATAG